One genomic segment of Helicobacter enhydrae includes these proteins:
- the fliS gene encoding flagellar export chaperone FliS, translated as MKNAYSLYQQNSVSIESPAKLIEMLYEGILRFASQAKRYIEVEDIEKKIYYINKTTDIFTELLNTLDYDRGGDVAHYLSGLYTHQIKLLAQANIRNDGEKIDTVILVARGLLDAWREINQNELA; from the coding sequence ATGAAGAATGCCTATAGTCTTTATCAACAAAATTCTGTTTCTATCGAATCTCCAGCAAAACTCATCGAAATGCTTTATGAGGGGATTTTGCGTTTTGCGTCTCAAGCAAAGCGTTATATCGAAGTTGAGGACATCGAAAAGAAGATTTACTATATCAACAAAACCACAGATATTTTTACAGAACTTTTGAACACACTTGATTATGATAGGGGCGGAGATGTGGCACATTATCTTTCTGGACTTTATACCCATCAAATCAAGCTTTTGGCTCAAGCCAATATCCGCAATGACGGCGAGAAAATCGACACAGTGATTTTGGTCGCAAGAGGTTTGCTAGATGCGTGGAGAGAGATCAATCAAAATGAATTGGCTTGA
- the fliD gene encoding flagellar filament capping protein FliD, with amino-acid sequence MGKLSSLGVGSNVLNYDVIEKLKKSDEKAMIEPIDRKMKENVEKQAELVSIISMIDTMRGDAQTLSDYSSYIKRKTSVSGEGVTATASPGVPIQDIAIQVKQVAKNDINEVGTKFESRDSVFTESDTRLSFYAGGQRHTINIKAGTTLGDLAQMITDQSGNKAIGIVMKTGGANPYQLMINSKETGEENRIYFGATYQSKEIKSGPISLGEGDLELILKDKQGLDQSVMVTLPQTLETSKSSDNAQALKEAILQAIEENAELADLLGSDINVGVGVGGKSLVINDRRGYEVQVLGTKAKELGFEDTQSPEDNLITGKSAVEKGKINGRININGIPLNLADLTSSSQSGAQNAQKIVEALDNVSDIRVYTDKDGRLVFNSSNGEIFIKAEDEEGREALAKLGLAEGTFAEYSKTQEGIFKFKNIQAGQDAVLTYNGATVVRPKNSINDVVGGVNLEITAPTPEGQEVTINVLPDNENIIEEVKAFVEKYNELIPKLIEDTRYDPETKVAGIFNGVSFIRMIRSSINQIFSYTSGSGLETKSLFKYGLSLDDNSKVVFDEAKLSSALSSDPDGVRDFFVGVDKSVLGKDTRVGGVFRMLNETLDGMVKGSNSSLKLYEQNLTRDDKRLREDRKRTMERLNNRYESMAERFASYDSQIAKTNNSFNSVQMMINQATKGK; translated from the coding sequence ATGGGGAAACTTAGCTCTTTGGGGGTTGGGAGCAATGTTTTAAATTATGATGTGATTGAGAAGCTCAAAAAATCTGACGAAAAAGCAATGATTGAGCCAATCGATCGCAAGATGAAAGAAAATGTTGAAAAACAGGCTGAATTGGTATCGATTATTTCAATGATTGATACGATGCGTGGAGATGCTCAAACTCTCTCTGATTATTCTTCTTATATCAAACGCAAAACAAGCGTGAGCGGTGAAGGTGTCACAGCGACTGCAAGTCCCGGGGTGCCGATACAAGATATTGCGATTCAAGTAAAGCAAGTTGCCAAAAACGACATCAATGAAGTCGGGACAAAGTTTGAAAGTCGCGATTCGGTTTTTACCGAGAGTGATACGAGACTTTCGTTTTATGCAGGAGGACAACGCCACACTATCAACATCAAAGCAGGGACGACTTTGGGTGATTTGGCACAAATGATCACAGATCAATCAGGCAATAAAGCCATAGGGATTGTGATGAAAACAGGGGGGGCAAATCCCTATCAGCTGATGATCAACTCCAAAGAGACAGGGGAGGAAAATCGTATCTATTTTGGTGCGACTTATCAATCCAAAGAAATCAAAAGTGGTCCGATCTCATTGGGAGAAGGCGATCTTGAGCTGATACTCAAAGACAAGCAAGGGCTAGATCAAAGCGTGATGGTAACGCTCCCACAGACTTTGGAAACAAGCAAATCTAGTGATAATGCTCAAGCTTTGAAAGAGGCAATACTTCAAGCGATTGAGGAAAATGCAGAGCTTGCAGATTTGCTTGGTTCAGACATTAATGTCGGCGTTGGTGTGGGTGGCAAATCTTTGGTGATCAATGATCGCCGTGGGTATGAGGTGCAAGTTTTGGGCACCAAAGCCAAAGAGCTTGGGTTTGAGGATACACAAAGCCCAGAGGACAACCTCATCACAGGAAAAAGTGCGGTCGAAAAAGGCAAGATCAATGGGCGTATCAATATCAATGGAATCCCACTCAATCTCGCAGATCTCACATCATCAAGCCAAAGCGGTGCTCAAAATGCCCAAAAAATCGTTGAAGCCTTGGATAATGTGTCAGACATTCGCGTATATACCGACAAAGATGGGCGTTTGGTTTTCAATTCAAGCAATGGTGAGATTTTTATCAAAGCCGAAGATGAAGAGGGTAGGGAGGCTTTGGCTAAATTGGGATTGGCTGAAGGGACATTTGCAGAATATAGCAAAACTCAAGAGGGGATTTTCAAGTTCAAAAACATTCAGGCAGGGCAAGATGCGGTTTTGACTTATAATGGTGCGACGGTGGTGCGTCCCAAAAATAGTATCAATGATGTAGTGGGAGGGGTCAATCTTGAGATTACAGCACCAACTCCTGAGGGGCAGGAAGTCACAATCAATGTATTGCCTGACAATGAGAACATCATCGAAGAAGTCAAGGCTTTTGTTGAGAAATACAACGAATTGATCCCAAAACTCATAGAAGATACGCGTTATGATCCAGAGACAAAAGTGGCAGGGATTTTCAATGGCGTGAGCTTCATCCGTATGATTCGCTCCTCAATCAATCAGATTTTTTCCTACACTTCAGGAAGTGGATTGGAAACCAAAAGTTTATTTAAGTATGGCTTGAGTCTTGACGATAATAGTAAAGTCGTTTTTGATGAAGCAAAGCTAAGCAGTGCTTTGAGTTCTGATCCTGATGGCGTGAGAGATTTTTTTGTCGGTGTTGATAAAAGTGTGTTGGGCAAAGACACTAGGGTCGGGGGAGTGTTTAGAATGCTCAATGAAACACTTGATGGAATGGTCAAAGGTTCCAACTCTTCATTGAAACTCTATGAGCAGAATCTTACTCGTGATGATAAGAGGCTTAGAGAAGACAGGAAAAGGACGATGGAACGCCTCAACAACAGATACGAATCGATGGCAGAACGCTTTGCAAGTTATGATAGTCAAATCGCTAAGACAAACAATTCTTTTAATAGTGTGCAAATGATGATCAATCAAGCAACTAAGGGAAAATAA
- a CDS encoding flagellar protein FlaG, translating into MVIQAINLNAQNKIIELAKQYTQEVKKAEPPNGDKIAQGHFEKIENDLERTNRTSKDELMKLSQDLNTKMKNLNTNVKFTYSDEIKGLLVTVRQEGSDKVIAELPSKEAIALMQKMHDLVGILFDQRG; encoded by the coding sequence ATGGTAATACAAGCAATAAATTTGAACGCACAAAACAAAATTATCGAGCTTGCAAAGCAATACACTCAAGAAGTGAAAAAAGCAGAGCCACCCAATGGTGACAAGATCGCTCAAGGGCATTTCGAAAAAATCGAAAATGATCTTGAACGCACAAATCGCACAAGCAAAGATGAGCTAATGAAGCTAAGTCAAGATCTCAACACAAAGATGAAGAATCTAAACACCAATGTAAAATTCACATATAGTGATGAGATCAAGGGTTTGCTTGTGACGGTGAGGCAAGAGGGGAGTGACAAAGTCATTGCTGAGCTTCCATCCAAAGAGGCTATCGCATTGATGCAAAAAATGCACGATTTGGTCGGCATACTCTTTGATCAAAGAGGATAA
- the bioD gene encoding dethiobiotin synthase: MRVFFVTGSDTNVGKTYVTSALVKLLNQRGHKSVALKPIETGVSGMPLDSMLHLETANSLGYNLTLPQINQYAFALPASPYCADVEHRICVASLLEHIERFQDFDYVFVEGAGGLFVPILEDYFMLDFAKDLQERFQGETLFVCDTHLGMINRLLSARYILQHQGICSHFYLNCLDTKEFEQISLPFLREAGIEYTCTLDELSLVIG, translated from the coding sequence ATGCGTGTGTTTTTTGTCACAGGTAGCGATACCAATGTGGGGAAAACTTATGTCACTTCAGCATTGGTGAAGCTTTTGAATCAAAGGGGGCACAAATCAGTAGCACTCAAGCCCATTGAAACAGGAGTGAGCGGTATGCCACTTGATTCGATGTTGCATTTGGAGACTGCAAATAGCTTGGGATACAATCTGACACTTCCACAGATCAATCAATACGCCTTTGCTTTGCCCGCCTCGCCTTATTGTGCCGATGTGGAGCATAGGATTTGTGTCGCAAGTCTTTTGGAGCATATTGAGCGTTTTCAAGATTTTGATTATGTGTTTGTCGAGGGGGCGGGGGGGTTGTTTGTCCCGATTCTTGAGGATTATTTTATGCTTGATTTTGCCAAAGATTTGCAGGAGAGATTTCAGGGAGAGACGCTTTTTGTCTGTGATACGCATTTGGGGATGATCAATCGTCTTTTGAGTGCGAGATATATTTTGCAACATCAAGGGATTTGCTCTCACTTCTATCTCAACTGCCTAGATACAAAAGAGTTTGAGCAAATCAGCCTACCATTTTTGAGAGAGGCGGGTATAGAATACACTTGCACCCTTGATGAGTTGTCGCTTGTCATTGGGTGA
- a CDS encoding cell division ATP-binding protein FtsE: protein MSVIIETKKLELYYKKNEPVIKQADFTIKSKDFVFVVGESGSGKSTLLKSLYGALSIKGGELKVGGIDMRKPSKSDILKLRKSIGIVFQDYKLIEEWSIEKNVMLPMQINGYEKEMCMHKTKKLLAHIKMTHKASKYPLELSGGEQQRVAMARALAHNPFLILADEPTGNLDEYSSSLVWNLLKGANEQLGITVVVVTHQIPTNLEIDCKKLYIEEGIVYELH, encoded by the coding sequence TTGAGCGTCATCATTGAAACAAAAAAGCTAGAGCTGTATTACAAAAAAAACGAACCAGTGATCAAACAAGCAGATTTTACGATCAAAAGCAAAGATTTTGTGTTTGTCGTGGGGGAGAGTGGGAGTGGCAAAAGCACCTTGCTCAAATCACTCTATGGTGCTTTGAGTATCAAAGGAGGGGAGCTCAAAGTCGGGGGGATCGATATGAGGAAGCCTAGCAAAAGCGATATTTTGAAACTTCGCAAAAGTATCGGTATCGTGTTTCAAGACTACAAACTCATCGAGGAATGGAGCATCGAAAAAAATGTAATGCTTCCAATGCAAATCAATGGCTATGAAAAAGAAATGTGTATGCACAAAACCAAAAAACTTCTCGCACACATCAAAATGACTCACAAAGCTTCAAAATACCCTCTTGAGCTTAGCGGAGGGGAGCAGCAAAGGGTGGCTATGGCGAGGGCTTTGGCACACAATCCATTCCTGATCCTTGCTGATGAGCCTACAGGAAATCTCGATGAATACTCTAGCTCCCTTGTATGGAATCTACTCAAAGGTGCAAATGAGCAGTTGGGGATCACCGTGGTCGTGGTCACACATCAAATCCCGACAAATCTAGAAATCGATTGCAAAAAACTCTATATTGAGGAAGGGATCGTTTATGAACTCCATTAA
- a CDS encoding FtsX-like permease family protein, with protein MNSIKRHLSLIIPLMMLLCSFESSQLIQRAVAEHEKKLSQDYSIVIASTKEMNLGTLQEKLKEVIEVIPIDSDIVMKELQGSMSDENLEFLKKQLPLFYSIKLSIFPTERQITTFNQALLKIDGVQKAELFVKTHTKVYKLLLLLKKSILFFGSLLGILSILLMVKQIEIWNLQHSKRMEIMSYLGAPSWMKNKVLFKLASIDSLIASVLVIVGLMFFLESEELKPLFVSLEIENVIFTPVQDFAMLLVISLAISYLSAIVVIARQKDY; from the coding sequence ATGAACTCCATTAAAAGACACTTATCGCTGATTATTCCTTTGATGATGCTCCTATGCTCTTTTGAAAGCTCGCAATTGATCCAAAGAGCAGTTGCAGAACACGAAAAAAAACTCTCTCAAGATTACTCCATCGTTATCGCCTCAACCAAAGAAATGAACCTAGGGACTTTGCAAGAAAAGCTCAAAGAAGTGATTGAGGTCATCCCTATTGATTCAGATATTGTGATGAAGGAATTGCAGGGCTCTATGAGTGATGAAAATCTTGAATTCCTCAAAAAACAGCTTCCGTTGTTTTATTCTATCAAGCTTTCTATTTTTCCTACAGAGCGTCAAATCACAACATTTAATCAAGCACTGCTAAAAATCGATGGGGTGCAAAAGGCAGAGCTATTTGTCAAAACACACACCAAAGTTTATAAGCTTCTTTTGCTCCTCAAAAAAAGCATTTTGTTTTTTGGCTCATTGCTTGGTATCTTGAGCATTTTACTGATGGTCAAGCAAATTGAGATTTGGAATCTGCAACATTCTAAGCGTATGGAGATTATGAGTTATTTGGGGGCACCTAGTTGGATGAAAAACAAAGTATTGTTCAAACTCGCCTCTATTGATTCATTGATTGCTTCGGTGCTTGTGATTGTGGGGTTGATGTTTTTCTTGGAGAGCGAGGAGCTCAAGCCTTTGTTTGTGTCATTGGAGATTGAAAATGTGATTTTCACTCCTGTTCAGGATTTTGCTATGTTGCTAGTGATTTCTTTGGCAATTTCATATCTATCCGCAATTGTAGTGATAGCAAGACAGAAGGATTATTAA
- a CDS encoding murein hydrolase activator EnvC family protein: MRVIVIAFLILSFAVANSLQRDIQTNQDKIRKNINEEKRINKKINALGQEIRVQSKNLKGIIEQIQVLEKELEDNQARFAQQEKDLFSVKEQEQSLQKRDEEIQQQITQLVAQKLAFRVIVNQKQITSAEGLIAQEFFQTMSREAKNKISFLTQEKMRLGVEIGKHSVEVERLQGLIAQQNEKRKLLGKRLDERNGLIKKLQTDIQNYNQRLVIISQERANLDEILEKLNIKKRNLEAIARNKKDAKKDGFSAPLEVKQMASSYRQVSTTKYYGKTTIAPLEKYEIEQKFGAYFDPVYQIKVFNESVIMTPKHSGANVRSVLGGKVVFAKDTPVLKKVVIIEHANQLHTIYAYLDKIAPTIRPGLRIKKGYVIGKVDNKLGFEVTQKDKHIDPLELFR, encoded by the coding sequence GTGCGTGTCATTGTGATTGCTTTTTTGATACTAAGTTTTGCGGTTGCCAACTCGTTGCAGCGTGATATACAGACAAATCAAGACAAGATTCGCAAAAATATCAACGAAGAAAAAAGAATCAACAAAAAAATCAATGCCTTGGGGCAGGAGATCCGCGTCCAAAGCAAAAATCTCAAAGGCATTATTGAGCAGATACAGGTTTTGGAAAAAGAGCTTGAGGACAATCAAGCGCGTTTTGCACAGCAAGAGAAAGATCTCTTTAGCGTCAAAGAGCAAGAACAGAGTTTGCAAAAAAGAGACGAGGAGATACAGCAACAAATCACCCAGCTTGTCGCACAGAAACTCGCCTTTCGCGTAATCGTGAATCAAAAGCAGATCACCTCTGCAGAGGGGTTGATCGCCCAAGAGTTTTTCCAAACAATGAGTCGCGAGGCAAAAAACAAAATTAGCTTTTTGACACAAGAGAAAATGCGGCTTGGTGTTGAGATAGGCAAACATTCAGTAGAGGTTGAGAGATTGCAAGGGTTGATCGCTCAACAAAATGAAAAACGCAAACTTTTGGGCAAACGACTTGATGAGCGTAATGGATTGATCAAAAAACTTCAAACAGATATTCAAAACTACAATCAGCGTTTGGTGATCATCAGTCAAGAGAGAGCAAACCTTGATGAGATTCTAGAGAAGCTCAATATCAAAAAACGCAATCTAGAGGCAATTGCACGCAACAAAAAAGACGCCAAAAAAGACGGATTTAGTGCTCCTCTTGAAGTCAAACAAATGGCAAGTTCTTATCGTCAGGTTTCTACGACCAAATATTATGGCAAAACAACTATCGCTCCATTGGAAAAATATGAGATTGAGCAGAAGTTTGGGGCTTATTTTGATCCTGTGTATCAAATCAAAGTGTTCAACGAATCTGTGATTATGACTCCTAAGCATTCGGGTGCAAATGTGAGAAGTGTGCTAGGTGGTAAGGTGGTTTTTGCCAAAGACACGCCAGTCTTGAAAAAAGTCGTGATTATCGAGCACGCCAATCAGCTCCATACGATTTATGCTTATTTGGACAAGATCGCTCCAACGATACGACCCGGATTGCGTATCAAAAAAGGCTATGTGATTGGAAAAGTGGATAACAAGCTAGGATTTGAGGTGACGCAAAAAGACAAACATATAGATCCGCTAGAATTATTTAGATAA
- a CDS encoding RluA family pseudouridine synthase, with product MSEPKKRHIISQEDFKENTKLRIDSFVSQWLCVSKNQASQAIKNHCVCVNQKPCDKNGLMLKIGDCVEFVPLKQEATEIKCCFDEEIEVLFEDEEILVLNKPPHWVVHQAPSVKEATLVDYLKSKNFSLSTISGEERYGIVHRLDKQTSGAIAIAKTNHAHQALSEQLKTRAMGRYYLAIIDLPIKETMEVECFLGRNPNHRLKIAKLKSGGRYSKSTFVPLLSKQVSLIAAKLHTGRTHQIRAHLESVSRHIIGDTLYGKSDAYQTRLMLHAYLLYLIHPTTGQRIEIQAPLFGDMLGFLNNNFALEEVYEVINQEHFLHLFGDRV from the coding sequence ATGAGTGAGCCAAAAAAAAGACACATTATATCTCAAGAGGATTTTAAAGAGAACACAAAACTAAGAATTGATTCTTTTGTGAGTCAATGGCTTTGTGTGAGCAAAAATCAAGCCTCCCAAGCCATCAAAAACCACTGCGTTTGTGTCAATCAAAAGCCCTGTGACAAAAATGGTCTGATGCTCAAAATCGGGGATTGTGTGGAGTTTGTGCCATTGAAACAAGAAGCAACAGAAATCAAATGCTGTTTTGATGAGGAGATTGAGGTTTTGTTTGAGGATGAGGAGATTTTGGTCCTCAACAAGCCACCTCATTGGGTCGTCCATCAAGCTCCAAGCGTGAAAGAAGCGACTTTGGTGGATTATCTCAAATCCAAAAACTTCTCTCTCTCGACAATCAGTGGGGAGGAGAGGTATGGCATCGTGCATAGACTAGATAAGCAAACAAGTGGGGCGATCGCCATCGCCAAAACAAACCACGCACATCAAGCTTTGAGCGAACAGCTCAAAACTCGTGCGATGGGGAGATACTATCTTGCAATCATTGATTTGCCAATCAAGGAAACAATGGAAGTAGAATGTTTTTTGGGACGCAATCCAAACCATCGATTGAAAATCGCCAAGCTCAAGAGTGGGGGTCGCTATTCCAAAAGCACATTTGTGCCATTGCTTAGCAAGCAAGTCTCTTTGATAGCCGCCAAACTGCATACAGGGAGGACACATCAAATCCGTGCACATTTGGAGAGTGTATCAAGGCATATCATCGGAGATACGCTCTATGGCAAGAGCGACGCTTATCAAACGCGTTTGATGCTTCATGCTTATTTGCTTTATCTGATTCACCCTACCACAGGGCAGAGGATAGAGATACAGGCACCGCTATTTGGAGATATGTTGGGGTTTTTAAACAATAATTTTGCATTGGAGGAAGTTTATGAAGTTATTAATCAAGAGCATTTTTTGCATCTTTTTGGGGATAGGGTTTAG
- a CDS encoding FtsW/RodA/SpoVE family cell cycle protein, giving the protein MILNRRILSHFDFFIPLLIAPMIALSLFLIHELGSVLIYKQLIYIGASLGFAYVIFFIPFRNLTRSLYFFYWFCIILLILVEFVGTKKLGAQRWILIPFTPFSIQPSEMLKISLMLILALIIRQNPPPKNGYDWREFGHLAFLILVPFFIILQQPDLGTALTILFMGFGTLFLIGVHRKIWITLGLIFVLSSPIVYQYGLQDYQKKRIHDFLSESPSHQVAQSMVAIGAGGLRGKDRDEATQSQLKFLPIATSDFIFAYYMERFGFVGGFVLISLYMILIFHIFSYAIIYTKDYFLQVISSCVGILIFVYMSVNIAMTIGFAPVVGLPLPFFSYGGTSFLTFTIMFAILENLLAFRYNLKYNATSPKGSLAQLVRALGS; this is encoded by the coding sequence TTGATTTTAAATCGCAGAATCTTATCACATTTTGATTTTTTCATTCCACTGCTTATTGCACCAATGATTGCCCTATCGCTTTTTTTGATTCACGAATTGGGAAGTGTGCTCATCTACAAGCAGCTCATCTACATCGGTGCCTCTTTGGGTTTTGCCTATGTTATCTTTTTCATTCCTTTTCGCAATCTCACAAGAAGTCTGTATTTTTTTTATTGGTTTTGTATCATTTTGCTGATTTTGGTGGAGTTTGTTGGCACCAAAAAACTCGGTGCACAAAGATGGATCCTCATCCCTTTCACTCCGTTTTCTATCCAGCCTAGTGAGATGCTCAAAATCTCTTTGATGTTGATTTTGGCTCTCATTATCCGCCAAAACCCACCACCCAAAAACGGCTATGATTGGCGTGAGTTTGGACATCTTGCCTTTTTGATTCTTGTGCCATTTTTTATCATTTTGCAACAGCCAGATCTTGGGACTGCTTTGACTATCCTTTTTATGGGGTTTGGCACACTTTTTTTGATCGGCGTGCATCGCAAGATTTGGATCACTCTAGGGTTGATTTTTGTCCTCTCCTCTCCTATCGTCTATCAGTATGGTTTGCAAGACTATCAGAAAAAAAGGATACACGATTTCCTATCTGAAAGCCCCTCCCACCAAGTCGCACAATCGATGGTGGCGATTGGTGCAGGGGGACTGCGTGGTAAAGATCGCGATGAAGCGACGCAATCTCAACTCAAATTTCTCCCTATCGCGACAAGCGATTTTATCTTTGCCTATTATATGGAACGCTTTGGGTTTGTGGGGGGGTTTGTGTTGATTTCCTTGTATATGATTCTGATCTTTCATATTTTCTCTTATGCCATCATCTACACCAAAGACTATTTTCTGCAGGTGATTTCAAGCTGTGTGGGTATTTTGATTTTTGTTTATATGAGTGTCAATATCGCGATGACAATCGGGTTTGCCCCTGTTGTGGGGCTACCTCTGCCGTTTTTTAGTTATGGCGGCACAAGCTTTTTGACTTTTACCATAATGTTTGCAATCTTAGAAAATCTCCTTGCTTTTAGATACAACTTGAAGTATAATGCGACTTCTCCAAAAGGATCTTTAGCTCAGCTGGTCAGAGCACTCGGCTCATAA
- the trmB gene encoding tRNA (guanosine(46)-N7)-methyltransferase TrmB, whose product MPHCLATQIECFALPCVQDGYVFEYEVSNPKGESLIFVRFERYEFFIHKRYRHKHQDYILKCKKISAGIPTGIIKGALRILAKHNQKYLISHNLNNDSLRSLLVSPFLKQIEDFLSFDEEFELEIGFGSGRHILQKAQQNPNRLFIGIELYTPSIEQVLNQINLLGLQNLWIVNFDARIFLELLPSNLCHALYVHFPVPWHKKPHRRVWSAGFVQEALRVLREGGKLELRTDDEEYFADAYKILMNEGAFGAYISKNIDKEVVSKYEGRWRRMQKSIYEMQMYALDTSPQKILDLQFDFCALKEVLKEKALGEIAKSFAKISAKKVLQKSFLHINDLYLNQDRCILALSFGDFSQPQSKYVLLEKDEVVYLGGNPLPTEATHSAHFELVQLLRSCFERHH is encoded by the coding sequence ATGCCTCATTGTCTTGCCACCCAAATCGAATGCTTCGCATTGCCTTGCGTTCAAGATGGCTATGTGTTTGAATATGAGGTTTCCAATCCAAAAGGCGAGAGCCTGATTTTTGTGAGATTTGAGAGGTATGAGTTTTTTATCCACAAGCGTTACCGCCACAAACATCAAGACTATATCCTCAAATGCAAAAAAATCTCCGCAGGGATCCCTACAGGGATCATCAAGGGGGCACTTAGAATCTTGGCAAAGCACAATCAGAAATATTTAATATCACACAATCTCAATAATGATTCTTTGCGTTCTTTGCTTGTATCGCCGTTTTTGAAGCAGATCGAGGATTTTTTGTCTTTTGATGAAGAGTTTGAGCTTGAGATTGGCTTTGGTTCAGGGCGTCATATTTTGCAAAAAGCACAGCAAAACCCCAATCGGCTTTTTATCGGGATTGAGCTTTATACCCCATCTATCGAGCAGGTTCTCAATCAGATCAATTTGCTAGGATTGCAGAATCTATGGATTGTCAATTTTGATGCACGGATTTTCTTGGAGTTGTTGCCCTCCAATCTTTGTCACGCATTGTATGTGCATTTCCCTGTGCCTTGGCACAAAAAGCCACATCGTCGCGTATGGAGTGCAGGATTTGTGCAAGAGGCTTTGCGTGTGCTAAGAGAGGGAGGCAAACTAGAATTGAGAACAGATGATGAGGAGTATTTTGCTGATGCCTACAAGATTTTGATGAATGAGGGTGCCTTTGGGGCGTATATCTCCAAAAACATTGACAAAGAAGTGGTGAGCAAATACGAGGGGCGTTGGCGTAGAATGCAAAAATCTATTTATGAGATGCAGATGTATGCTTTGGACACAAGCCCTCAAAAGATTCTTGATTTGCAGTTTGATTTTTGTGCGTTGAAAGAGGTTCTAAAAGAAAAGGCATTGGGAGAAATTGCAAAAAGTTTTGCTAAAATTTCCGCCAAAAAGGTCCTCCAAAAATCATTTTTGCATATTAATGATTTGTATTTGAATCAAGATCGGTGCATTTTGGCATTGAGTTTTGGGGATTTTTCTCAACCTCAAAGCAAATATGTGTTGTTGGAGAAAGATGAAGTTGTGTATTTGGGAGGCAATCCTTTGCCTACAGAGGCTACACATTCGGCGCATTTTGAACTAGTTCAATTATTAAGGAGTTGTTTTGAGCGTCATCATTGA
- a CDS encoding fibronectin type III domain-containing protein translates to MKLLIKSIFCIFLGIGFSGCVGFFMMKSTLDLALPVIDEVQVIPDVSSIAFEWKRVKNKSVEGFAIFRQEADGAFECIEIIKDSAVTHYIDKGLKPESVYAYQFATIGADYTISRKSKTIRVKTSFIDPVEGLYAQSDEPRMVKLIWAPHRNPSVEKYIIEKKIQGEWKAIGSVPSRLLPEYIDRELSDGTKYEYRIVGVSFEGDYSKYSESVSATTKYPPKPIENLEASNDVPNLIVLKWKPLQTKDLSKYAIYASRQEKKGFEKIAEVENTRYEFHTEENGERWFFKVVAVDRDGIQGSLNLVPVSGNSLVPPAQPNIKSYQVQNGVGVIEWTATNTQRVNKIYIYRKSGLGDPIRFVLEDYVNQWEDKDMQKGVKYTYWVEFVDVNGIKSESSQHIDLEVQ, encoded by the coding sequence ATGAAGTTATTAATCAAGAGCATTTTTTGCATCTTTTTGGGGATAGGGTTTAGTGGATGTGTTGGGTTTTTTATGATGAAATCCACGCTAGATCTTGCTCTGCCCGTGATTGATGAAGTGCAGGTGATCCCAGATGTGAGCTCGATAGCATTTGAGTGGAAAAGGGTCAAAAACAAATCAGTAGAGGGCTTTGCAATCTTTAGGCAAGAGGCTGATGGGGCATTTGAGTGCATTGAGATTATCAAAGATTCTGCTGTGACACACTACATCGACAAAGGGCTGAAGCCAGAGAGTGTGTATGCCTATCAGTTTGCAACCATTGGGGCGGATTATACGATTTCAAGAAAAAGCAAAACCATACGCGTCAAAACCTCTTTCATCGATCCTGTGGAGGGGCTTTATGCCCAGAGTGATGAACCGCGAATGGTGAAATTGATATGGGCACCCCATCGCAATCCAAGTGTCGAAAAATACATCATTGAGAAAAAAATCCAAGGGGAATGGAAAGCGATCGGATCAGTTCCTAGTCGTTTGCTCCCAGAATACATCGATCGGGAGTTGTCAGATGGCACAAAGTATGAATATCGCATCGTGGGGGTGAGCTTTGAGGGGGATTATTCCAAATATAGCGAGAGTGTGAGTGCGACGACCAAGTATCCGCCCAAACCTATAGAAAATTTGGAAGCTTCCAATGATGTCCCCAATCTCATTGTGTTGAAATGGAAGCCCCTCCAAACCAAAGATCTTTCAAAATATGCGATTTATGCTTCTAGACAGGAGAAAAAGGGGTTTGAAAAGATCGCAGAGGTGGAAAACACGCGTTATGAATTTCACACTGAGGAGAATGGGGAGCGGTGGTTTTTCAAGGTGGTGGCTGTAGATAGAGATGGCATACAAGGCTCACTCAATCTTGTGCCAGTTAGCGGGAACTCTCTAGTTCCACCAGCACAACCTAATATCAAAAGCTATCAAGTGCAGAATGGAGTGGGGGTGATCGAATGGACTGCGACCAATACCCAAAGGGTGAATAAAATCTATATCTACCGCAAAAGTGGTTTGGGGGATCCGATCCGCTTTGTGTTGGAGGATTATGTGAATCAATGGGAGGACAAAGATATGCAAAAAGGGGTGAAATATACCTATTGGGTGGAGTTTGTAGATGTTAATGGAATCAAAAGCGAGAGCAGCCAGCATATCGATTTGGAGGTCCAATAA